A window of Amaranthus tricolor cultivar Red isolate AtriRed21 chromosome 8, ASM2621246v1, whole genome shotgun sequence genomic DNA:
TGATTCGCTTAAGTTTGCCCAAGAATGGCCCAAAAccaaccataattcgcttttttgattcgcgattcgtcaggagattagcgaatcatgtgacactggtcaCGGTGCATATTATATTAGTTCTGCCGTTTGCCTTTTCTGCTTATTGTATTAGTTCTGTTCTTGTTTCTTTCTGCAGTGAGATAAGTAAAGCTCAAGATAGACTTACAGATTCTCTCCAGGATATATTCACAAGCCGGCCTCAGTATCGGGAACTTATCAGAATGATAATGTCAACTGTTGGTCGTGGAGGCGAAGGAGATGTTGGACAGAGAATTAGAGATGAAATTTTGGTCATTCAGGTCAATTTCGGAACCTGTCCGGTCAAAGTTTCTTTCCATTTTTCTCTTGTGAGTCGGGATTGATTAGTGAGAATTTATTGTTAATATGGTTACCACAGAGAAACAATGATTGCAAGGGTGGAATGATGGAGGAATGGCACCAAAAACTGCATAATAATACAAGTCCCGATGACGTTGTCATATGTCAGGTATTATGAAATGAATGATACATTTCTCTTTGTCAGTATATTGTTTTGCTTACAGATCTTCTCGTCTAGGCATTAATTGATTACATCAAAAGCGACTTCGATATCGGTGTTTACTGGAAAACATTAAATGAGAATGGGATTACTAAAGAGCGCCTCTTGAGTTATGATCGTGCTATCCATTCTGAACCGAACTTTAGAAGTGACCAGAAGGAGGGGCTTCTACGCGATCTTGGACATTATATGAGAACACTGAAGGTAGTCATTTCACATTCCTAACTGTAGCTTGCTTTGCATAATTACTGGAAGGGATCtctatttaattcaaatatgTAGACAGTTTACTGCATATTCTACCTCAGAAAGTTGGATTATTAGACAAATGTGACCATCTTACCTTAAATGCGGACCATTGTTCTTATAGTCCTgcgaaaaaaaattatatattgtgtTAATTTTCGACTTATGTGGCGTTAtgatattttgcaaattattcccACAGTTCCTTGGAAATAGGCACCAGTCTTTAGAAGTTGTTTGAATAATTCGTAGACGGTGAACAAGACAGAAAAACAAGTGGGTGGAATCAATAAGTGGACGAGAGATTAAGAGAGATAATGAATTTGTGGATGAAGTTAAGAGAAAAATGTGGGAATCATTTGTTAGGCCGTAACAATTCGTTACATGATCACCCATGGGTGCACTTGTGTGAACGCACCCACAGGGTACCTGTGGGCTCGGGCCTACAAACCCATAATAATGAGCGTTGATTTGCATACAACACATTGATGAGTTTTActatttcccaaaaccatatggcattAGAAGGATTACTCACCAAGCAatatatgcaagtccacaacCCAATATTTTAGCAATGTGGGATCTTCCTCACATGTGAAATACTTCCAACATCATTTCCATATAAAGAAAAAGAGTAAGtggataaactaaaataaaaagaggtGCAAATACCAAAGGAGCTAGTACCATCATTTATTTTGTTCGTGTATTGTAGATGCATACTAATCCCTCTTCGATACCATCCTTGTTCTTTGCTTTTCTAACATCGTGTCATTTTGGTTCACGCAGGCAGTTCATTCAGGCGCAGATCTGGAAGCTGCTATTTCGAATTGCATGGGATACAAAGCCGAGGTATTGTCAGTTAACTTGCCTTCTGTATATTCTGCCGTGTTTTTTTCTAAAGACCTGATGTATTTGTATCCATGTGATGTCCTCAGGGTCAAGGCTTCATGGTTGGGGTGAATATAGATCCTGTTCCTGGTTTGCCTGCAGGATTTCCGGTAATTTTTACCGCCAACTGTTTTGTTGCTTATTATTTTGGTTGTACGAGATCAAACTTAATGTATTCGTTTGgcgtaaattttttaaatcattttttcaGGACTTGCTTCAATTTGTCTTGGAACACGTGGAGGATAAAAATGTGCTCCCACTGCTCGAGGTACTTAGGCTGTTACATACATCTTTATTTTGATCTCTAGttcagtctttttttttttccgttatcATAAACTATAATTTTCTCGAGTCCAACTCCAACTAAATGCAGGGATTACTAGAGACACGGCAGGAACTCCGACCATTGCTTTTTAAGTCTCAAAATCGGCTCAAAGATCTTGTATTTTTAGATATTGCTCTCGATTCTTGTGTGAGGACAGCCATTGAAAGAGGTTATGAGGAGCTGAATAAAGCCGGACCTGaggtataaatacataatttttttgtcattatCGAAAATCATTAGTCAGTCACCCTGTCCGTGTTGGAGGATCGGGATCTCTTGTTCCgactttgttttgtttgattttttttcatcttcCACGAGTACTAACAAAATTGTTTGAGAGAACATTTATTTTCTGACAAATCTTGGTAATTATGTGTAATTACAGGAAATTATGTACTTCATATCGATGGTTGTTGAAAATCTTGCTCTGTCATCTGATGATAATGAAGATCTAGTCTACTGCTTGAAGGTATTTACTGCTTCAAACGGATGGaaacattttatttttggtataaTGTTTAAATAGTCCGAACATATTTATTCTTGAAGGGATGGAATCGAGCGATGGATATGTTAAAGGGTAAAGACGGAGATTGGGCGTTGTATGCAAAATCAGTCCTCGACAGGACTCGTTTATCACTTGCGAGGAAAGCCGAGTTGTACCAACAAATTTTGCAGCCATCTGCGGATTACCTGGGTTCACTTCTTGGCGTAGATCAGTGGGCTGTATGTCAATAATAGTCGTTGTTTCTATTTTTGCGGCTGTTTAGTCTAGCAATGCACTGAATCAAGCTATCATTCTGATATATACTGCAGGTCAATATCTTTACGGAAGAGATTATTCGTGCTGGATCAGCTGCCTCTCTATCTGCTCTTCTTAATAGACTGGATCCCATTCTTCGGAACACTGCTAATCTGGGAAGGTTGACTTCTGATAAAAATTGTTCAAGATCCGCCATGGCTTCTTGTTGTCTATTTTATTGATTCCAGAAATATTTTGATTAACCCTGAACTTCCCCGTCCAGTTGGCAGATTATCAGTCCTGTTGAAGCTGTTGGATATGTTGTGGTTGTGAACGAATTGCTGTCTGTTCAAAATAAATCCTACGCACAACCCACTATTCTGGTTGCGAATCACGTaaaaggagaggaagaaattcCTGATGGCACCATCGCTGTGCTGACTCCAGATATGCCGGATGTCTTATCTCATGTTTCTGTGCGAGCAAGAAACTGCAAGGTTCTTTATTctttcaattttcatataatattttcgGCATCGTAACTTCTCTATCAATCTCGATTTTTGATGTTTAAAGCTAGAACTTCACATGACCAGGTTTGTTTTGCCACGTGCTTTGATAGCAAAATTCTCTCTGACCTCCAGTCAGCCGAAGGAAAGCTATTACGTCTTCATCCAACATCAAATGATATACTCTACAGGTAATCTTGTTATACTGTACCATAGTACAAAAATGCGGTAACAGTCATAGTTGCGGTAACGGATACGGTGATGCGGTAACGGGGATGATATGGTTTCCGTATCGCCAAATATTGACCAAAACCATGATATATCGCTTGGAACAACCTAAAATACGGTTTTTGTACACCTTTACGATGCGGGTAATACCGGTTCGGTAAATCTGAAAACCTTTACGATACAGCCGATACGATACGGTTcgaccttgtttttgcactatataCTGTACACTTCGTCCTGGTATGTGGTGGCTTTATCCGTAAAATTATTCTATTGCTTCTCACTTTATGTGATTGCGTTCGTTTGTTTCGCAGTGAGGTGAACGAAAGCGAGCTAAAAGGGGCTAGCTCAAGTGAAAGTGATAATATGTTGCCCTCGGTGAGCTTGGTTAAGAAGAAATTCGGTGGTAAATACGCCATAGCGTCTGAGGAGTTCACTAGTGAAATGGTTAGTGTTTCAGTATGTGAAATTGACTTTGTGAAAGCTTCTCACAGTCGGAGCAAAGTCGTAGCAAagtgatgtttttttttcttttttgccaGGTTGGAGCAAAGTCGCGTAATATCTCATATCTAAGAGGAAGAGTTCCGTCATGGGTTGGAGTCCCCACATCTGTGGCTCTACCTTTCGGAACTTTTGAGGAAGTCCTCTCATATAGCCCCAATAAGGTTATCTTCTATACTCTCGTTGACATTAAATTTGCTGGAATTTTTGGTTGATCACGATAGTTTTCGAAGTGATAAGACCCATCAGAAAAATTCAGAAGTAATGGCCCAATAAGTATCGAATATAACTTGAAAGCTATTCTATTATATTACAAAAGTTGTTTAGAACATCTCAAGTACTACCTTGTACTTTTTGAAACTTGACAAAGCTAAATTCTTAGACGGAGCACTTTTTGCTCTCTTTTGTTTGAGTAAGGTTTTATGTGTGTTTCGTGTTTTCATATGTTGCAGGAAGTTAAAGATAAGCTTGATGTATTAAAGAAGGAATTAGATGGCGGAGACTTTGGAGCTCTTGCAAAAATACGTAGTACAGTTTTAGGTCTTGTCGAACCACCTCAACTAGTAAGGCCCTTTGTGCACCAGTCTATTAATTTTGGTTATTTATGATTGGATTATCTAATATATCCATGTGGAAAATCATGTGATGAGGAGTGTGTaaaactaatacaactaatgtGAAgcatatttttgtaataaaaaaatgttcaatGTTTGTTCTTTGTTTCTctcatttttcttcaatttagCCGATGAAACACGAGAAAGGTTCGTTTAGATCTTTTTTTACCGAAAGACGATTATGTTTTAGGTTGAAGAGctaaagaagaagatgaagagctCTGGAATGCCGTGGCCTGGTGATGAAGGTGAGCAACGTTGGCAACAAGCATGGACAGCAATAAAAAAGGTGAGCGATATTAGTAGGTTGTCAGGGTCTTTTGTTATATGAAAAAAAGTAGTTGATAAAGCTTATTTTCACAAAATGTGTTGTTCTCTTTGATAcggaattatattatttaagatGTAAGTTGAGAGCTATGTTACGTATTCAGGTTTGGGCTTCAAAGTGGAACGAAAGAGCATACTTCAGTACGAAAAAAGTTGGGCTAGATCATGAATATCTCTGCATGGCTGTCTTGGTTCAGGAAATTGTAAATGCAGATTATGCTTTTGTTATACACACAACTAATCCGTCTTCTGGGGATTCATCAGAAATATATGCCGAGGTAATGCAGTATTAACCTCGTTTAGGTGTCCATTACGTATCATTACTCGTTTTTAAATGTAAACGTCTGATTTGAATTGGCGTAGGTTGTGAATGGCCTTGGAGAGACTTTGGTTGGGGCCTACCCGGGTCGTGCTCTAAGTTTCATCAGCAAGAAAAGCGATCTCGACTCGCCGAAGATTCTGGGATACCCAAGTAAACCTATTGGCCTCTTT
This region includes:
- the LOC130820450 gene encoding alpha-glucan water dikinase, chloroplastic-like produces the protein MSNSIGQNVNLLLEQHQSKVNSGIPIFRAQATSKLRNSATFTKKFYGKKLRSSSNTQKLMDSHRFSYVARAVLAADPASQQAGRYNLDGDIELQVEVTPMSSDCVSKVEIRVTNSYDDNLVLHWGGISDNKEKWMLPSRRPEGTKVHKDRALRTPFQKSGSGSSLKIEIDDPAMQAIEFLIFNEARNIWFKNNGQNFHVNLPGKVEHSQQVSVPEDLVQIQAYLRWERKGKQMYTPEQEKAKYEAARAELLEEVAKGASIQEIQARLKKGSNASEVKEKTPSKSESKIPDDLIQIQAYMRWEKAGKPNYSPEKQSKEFEEARKELQMELSKGTSLDDIRKKIAKGEIKTKVAKQLEKKNYFTVDRIQRKKRDPIQIINKVVSEPVVKVLTKPKSLSAIELFAEAKESQDDGFGVKKKLFGLADKQLMVLVTKLADKTKICLATDFKEPLILHWALSKNGNEWLPPPQNALPPGSVLKEKAAETEFCGVSSDDPLHKLGVQTLEIEVEGNDFVGMPFVLVSSGNWIKDNGSDFYMDISVRPYQMDASDGSGTAKSLLEKIASLESEAQKSFMHRFNIAADLLEEAVNNGESGLAGILVWMRFMATRQLIWNKNYNVKPREISKAQDRLTDSLQDIFTSRPQYRELIRMIMSTVGRGGEGDVGQRIRDEILVIQRNNDCKGGMMEEWHQKLHNNTSPDDVVICQALIDYIKSDFDIGVYWKTLNENGITKERLLSYDRAIHSEPNFRSDQKEGLLRDLGHYMRTLKAVHSGADLEAAISNCMGYKAEGQGFMVGVNIDPVPGLPAGFPDLLQFVLEHVEDKNVLPLLEGLLETRQELRPLLFKSQNRLKDLVFLDIALDSCVRTAIERGYEELNKAGPEEIMYFISMVVENLALSSDDNEDLVYCLKGWNRAMDMLKGKDGDWALYAKSVLDRTRLSLARKAELYQQILQPSADYLGSLLGVDQWAVNIFTEEIIRAGSAASLSALLNRLDPILRNTANLGSWQIISPVEAVGYVVVVNELLSVQNKSYAQPTILVANHVKGEEEIPDGTIAVLTPDMPDVLSHVSVRARNCKVCFATCFDSKILSDLQSAEGKLLRLHPTSNDILYSEVNESELKGASSSESDNMLPSVSLVKKKFGGKYAIASEEFTSEMVGAKSRNISYLRGRVPSWVGVPTSVALPFGTFEEVLSYSPNKEVKDKLDVLKKELDGGDFGALAKIRSTVLGLVEPPQLVEELKKKMKSSGMPWPGDEGEQRWQQAWTAIKKVWASKWNERAYFSTKKVGLDHEYLCMAVLVQEIVNADYAFVIHTTNPSSGDSSEIYAEVVNGLGETLVGAYPGRALSFISKKSDLDSPKILGYPSKPIGLFIKRSIIFRSDSNGEDLEGYAGAGLYDSVPMDEEEKVVLDYSVDPLINDSKFRQSILTNIARAGSAIEELYGSPQDIEGVVKEGKIYVVQTRPQM